The sequence TGTTGCCCACACGATTGCCCCGACACCTGTGCCACCATCATCGAAGTACGCGATGGACGTGCGGTTGCGTTTTATGCCAACCCCGAACATCAGATTACGCAAGGATGGCTCTGCGCGAAAGTACGGCCATACCTCGAACGAGTGTATAGTCCAGACCGTTTGCTGTACCCGCTTCGCCGTACCGGCACTAAAGGTAGTGGCTCCTGGAAACGGATCGACTGGGACGAGGCAATCGCGACAATTACCGAACGATGGAAGGCCATCATCGCCGAATATGGAGCTGCGGCCATTCTCCCCTATTCGTACAGTGGTACACTGGGGTTACTGCAAACCACGATTGTTGATGCGCGACTTTGGAATCGGATGGGAGCCAGTGCTCTTGATCGCGCTATCTGCTGTGCTGCAGCGCATGCCGCCGTTTACGCTACGCTCGGTGCACGGTACAGCCCTGACTACGATGATCTTTTGCATAGCCGACTGATCATTCTTTGGGGACACAACCCGGCCAGCTCCGGCCCACATGCGATGCCGTTTATCCGCCAGGCGCAACGCACCGGGGCTTATGTGGTTGTGATCGATCCACGACGAACTGCTACTGCCCGCTCGGCCGATTTGCACCTACAGATCAATCCGGCGACGGATGGCGCGTTAGCTCTTGGGATGATGCACGTTATTTTTGCCGAGCATTTGCACGATGAACCATGGCTTGAAGCACACACGGTAGGTTGGCGTGAACTACGAGCACGGGCGGCTGAGTATGATCCCGAACGAGTCGCAACCATTACTGGCTTGCCAGCGCAAACCATCATCGAGCTGGCTCGTCGCTACGCAACCACAAAACCGGCAATCATCAAAACGGCTGATGGTATTCAGCGCCATCAGAATGGTGGTCAAACCTTCCGTGCGCTGCTCTGTTTGCCGGCCATTGTCGGTCAATACGGTGTTCGTGGTGGCGGTCTGGCCTATTCGACAGGCAGTTATGCCGCATGGGATCGTGAAGCCATCGGGCATGCCTCAGAATGTCCACCTCCACCCCGTTCCATCAATATGAACCGTCTTGGTGCCGCGCTCACAGGCGAAGTGACCGATCCGCCGATCATGTCGCTCTTCGTGTACTGTGCGAACCCACTGGCTTCCTCGCCCAATGCACGTCTGATCGAACAGGGCTTGCGCAGAGAAGACCTGTTCACCGTCGTGCATGAACTCTTTATGACCGATACCGCTCGTTATGCCGATATTGTCTTGCCTGCAACCAGCCAGCTCGAACATCTCGACCTGCATCGCGCCTATGGACATCGCTACCTGACCCTCAATCAACCGGCAATTGCACCCTTGGGCGAAGCAAAGAGTAATTGGGAGGTAAGCCGCTTGCTGGCGCGAGCGATGGGCTATACCGAACCGTGGTTGCACGAGAGCGCGGAAGAAGCAATTCGTGGAGTATTGGATGCTTCACGGGCACATAATCTATTTCTGGCCGACATTACCTTTGAACGTCTGCAACGCGAGGGAACGGTACGCCTGACCCTGTCGCCGGAGGATGAAGTTCCCTTTGCCAACGGCCACTTCCCAACACCATCGGGCAAAGTGGAGCTGTGGAGTGCCACGTTGGCAGCTCAGGGTCTCGATCCACTACCACACTACGAGCCACCGACCGAATATGTGGCCCATCCACTCGCAGACGGGTGGCTGACCCTGATTTCTGCTGCGCCACATCATTTTGTATCATCGAGTATGGCGAACCAACCGAGTCTCCGTCGCAAAGAAGGAGAGCCACACATTGAGATCAACCCCGTCGATGCCGCTGCCCGTAATATTCGCGATGGCGATACGGTGATTGTGAGCAACGAACGCGGACAATGCTGCCTGCGTGCGGTTATCAGCACCAACGTACCGGTGGGCGTGGTCGCTGCCGCAAAAGGTCACTGGGCAAGCCTTTCACCTGACGGTCGAAACGTCAACTGGACAACTCCCGACGCACTGGCCGATTTGGGTGGTCAGAGCACATTTCATAGCAACCGAGTGCAGATTAGGGCGGCAAAGCCTTGAGAGCACCCTGACCTGCCCATCCGGATCGCTGCAACGAAAGGAGTACACTTCGTGAAGCGTCTCTCATGGAGTGGGAATGGTCAGTCGATGACCGAAATCACTATTTTGCTTGGATTGGTGGCAGCGGTGGCGATAGCCGGGCTGACCCTTACCGGTGAGGGAACACGTGATGCACTCTGTCGGGCCGCAAGTGCTTTTGGCAGCAACTGTGGTGATTTGTTGCGTGATAGTTTCGCTCATCTCGATAATTGGACGATCCAGCATGGACGCTGGCAAATCCGTGATGGTCGTCTTTGCATCGAGGGCGCGGGCCGTATCTACCATCCCCTCGATCGGAGCGATTACATTATCGATATACATTTGGCTCGCATGACCCGGGGGAATGGTTATGGTATCTTCTTCCGCGATTCAGGTGGGTCAGCATTCAACGGCTATACGTTTCAATACGACCCAGGTTACGGGCGAGGTGCGTTCATTTTTCGTAAATGGATCAATGGCAGAGAGCTGTCGGTACCGATTGCCCGCGTTGACGCACCGGCCGGTTATGACTGGTATGGTAGCGACCGAAAGGTGCGCGTGGAGGTACGCGATGATACATTCACGGCCTTCATTGATGGTCAGCCGGTCGTGCAGGCCCGTGATAACACATTCACTCGGGGCGGTATTGGGTTTCGTAGTTGGGATGCAACGAGTGTCTGTTTCGATGATCTCAACGTGCGCAGACCGTAAGCAGGGTGACATGTCATTTCACGCCTGAAACACATCTGCAATAAGCGCTGGTCGGCCCGACTGTACGTGTCGAATAGCTCCACAGTGCGATTAGCGTGCACCATTGTCGGGAGGGATAACAAGAGGCGCAGAAGGCGAAAGAGGGTAAGGAGGAAGCAATGAGTCCGGGTGAGCAATTCGATCCCGATTACTATGTGAAGTGGCGACCACCGCTTATTCCACCTGGACAGGGCCGACGAGTAATACGCATTGCGATCTTCATTCTCAGTGGGATGCTGATGGTCATGGCCGCAGTTATCCTCTGGCGAAGCAACTTGATCGCCTTGCCCGGTGGTCGTGGCGTGATTGTCGGACAAGTGATTGCACCGGCTGAAGGGGCGGTTGTGTTTACATTAGCGAACCCTACCGAAATTCCGGTTGCTGCTGATGGTCGTTTTACCATCCCTGATGTTCCGTCTGGACGACAGATGCTCTACGTTGGTTTTTCTGGCACAGCCTGGGAAATAGCGGTTGATGTGCCCAATCAGGGGATGGTTGATGTGGGGATCATTTCCGTTGAGACAACTGCTGAGACGATCAGAGAGAGGTAAGAAGTGGGAAGAGAGCAGCTAGTGTTTCCTGCCCGGCAGTGGTTTACGCCACATCCCTTTCCTCGCCCCGGTGGGCGAGGAAGGAGTTGAGGAAAGGTGATGGTCATACACCGGCAATCGCATCTCGTACCTGCATAAGCATCGTGATGACGGCCATCGCCCGTTCGTATTCATCGCCAACCATCGTTTGACATAGATCGATGAGTTGATCAATTGCTTGGCGACGTGCAAGCGGTGGCAATGTCATCAAAGTCGCGATAGCAGTTGGATCACCGCTCAACACATTGCGTAACCGATCATCATCAACCGGCACTGCTCCTAATACGCCGCCGCGTTCACTCATCGCAGCACTGAGTTGCTCTACCGCAGCACTCATCGTACCCTGCGCATCAAAGCTGAGCTGAGGCGCATCGACAGTACTCAACGTACAGGTGTAGAAAAGATCGGCAGCGCGCACAATTTCACCCTCAATCGTTGTGATCGTTGGCGCAGCCGTTGCCATTGCTCCCTCACCCCCCAGAATTGCCGGTTCACCAACACCAACCAGCATCGCCCCAACTGCAAAATGGCCCGAATCGGTACCGTGCAAAACCAGTCGATAATCACCGACGGTCGGATAATCGATCACAACGAGATTAAGGGCCTTCCCTGCATGCCCATAATTCCGTCCCTTTATTCGTCTTCGGCGTCGTGTAGTGCGTGCCACGCCAGCTCCCAATACTCCAGTCGGTGCTAGCGGCGCGCCGGCCGGAACTTCAACTTCCACCGCAATTGGTGATGCCGTCATAATCACCAGGCGTGGCGTAGGCGACGGAGGCGCAGCTTCTGGTATAGCGCCCAACACCGGCGGAGCTACGCCAACCTCTCTAAATACTAACGCCAGCGCCTGCGGACTATCGGGCAGCGCACCGTGACTCACCGGAATTGATGGTAAATTGTTTGCCTGTGGTACAACCGCCATTCGCTGTAGAACAGTCCCGTCACCGTGGCTATCATACTGGCGCGTGAGCGGTACACCATCCGCATAACGGAGTGGATGATCGGTTGGTGGTGGCCCAACGAGGATAGTGCTCAGCGTATTAAAACCGACGCCGGTAATCGTTGTCACCGATACTCGTTGGGTCAACATCGCAACTGACTCGGGCCGATTAACCATCTCACCCCATAGATTCCGGTTTACCATACTAGTTACCGGTTTTAAATGTGGAGGATTTCCGGTCATTAGATAATCATCAATCGGTAGCAGATCACGTACTCCAGGTACCTGAGTATGAATTGTCTTAACCGGATCAAGCTCAGTCTGAATTGAGTGAATATGACGCAAATACCACAAATAGACGGCGAAGACTGTACGTAGCGTCTCATCAGCGTGCGGTTCCGCACCGGCCCAGGCAGTATAGGCTTCCGCTGAACCACGATGCGGGGTGCCAAGTGTTATCAAGCAATCAACATCATTGCGATACGCAGACGACTGAATATAGCTGCGTGCAACCAGGCCACCCATACTGTGACCAATGAGGATCACCTTATCGGCCCCGGCAGCCTTCTTCGCTCGGTCGATCCAGGGAACAAGGTAGTTACGGGCACTTTCCTCGACCGGCTTCCGCCAGTCGTAAAACGCGACAAAGAGATCGCGATTGCGACGGTAGCCGGCTTGAGTGAACGTTTGCAACAGTGTTTTACCGTAATCGACAAATGGGGGAAAACTCCATCCATTCAATGTTGGACCGCGCCAATCGAGCAAGACTGGAAGATTGAACGAACCGGTGAAGCCGGGAATGAAGATCACGGGTAAACGAGACATAGGCGCTCCTTGTTGATGCTACAGTGCGCGGATGGTGTTGGATAATGGTAGCGCGATGAAAGCCCAAGTATGCAGGCAGTATACGTCAGCGTAAAGATCGCTGCAAGTGGTAGGGTATATCCATAGGACTTTTCACCCTGCCCGGCAGTGGTGATGCGAGGAGCATGGCGGAATGTATTCCTAACCCATCTCATACTCTCTTCTACAAAGGCAAAGGAAGAGAGTAGAGGGAAGATAAAGGGGCCGGGCACACGCTACAGTACGAACTGTGGACTGCTAAAGCATGGCTTCAGCAGTCCATAATTAGGAATAAGCAAAGCTCGCCAATCAGACCTGTCATCGTACCGTGCAAGGCAACTTCCCAACTCATACTCCAGCACGAACGCTAGGCATGTAAGGGCACACCGCTGTGTACAACTACCCGGCAACGACGGCAACGACGCAGGTCAGGGATCGCCGTAGTATGTGCAGACGTTTATCGGCGAACACGACCGAAAATCGGAATCGTTGAAAACCTCTACCGGCTATGAAGAGCTTGCCATCGCACGTGCGATGATCATTGCTCTTGTTCTGCTATCATTTCTGAATTCACTGCAAAAAGGTGATCTTCTCACCACAGAGACCACGGAGATCACAGAGACTAAAGATAATTTTATCTTTCATTGAACATAGGGTTGTGAAATTTTTTCTTACATGCACCCAATGGCCAAAAGTTATCCTTATTATTCATAAACCTTACACGCTCTGCGTGCTCTGTGTGCTCCGTGGTGAGTTTTTGCAGTGGACTCATTTCTGTATTTTCTGCTATAATGGCGCTCTATGAAACAAATAACTCATTGGCTTATCTTCGTTATTCTGCTGGTTAGTTGTCATTCGCCTGCGCAGCCAACATCTGATGATCAGATATATGAACCATTCCGCAGCGCATGGCAAGCCGCAGGTGGAATGCAAATTGGACCACCGCTGAGCGAACCGCGCTGGATCGATGACACGCTGGTACAGTATTTTGCCACGGTAAAGATCGTTGCCCTGGCAAATGGTGGGGCTGTCGCTGAGCGTCTACCGGAACACTGGCGCGATCAGACTCCAGCGACGGTTATTGAATTGCCACCAGCATCTCAACGAGCATCACTCACTCTCGCCAGACCGGTGCCGATTGTTCAACCATTGCAATCTATTCCTATCGTCGTACAGATTCCCGCCTATCGTGGCCCAGTTGAGGTGCAGCTTTATGATGCCCGTGGACGGCTGGCTGCCCAAGGTACGGCCATTGTTACCGATGGAATGGGGGAGATCGTTCTGCCGGCAGGCGGTGCACTAGGGCCGCAGTGGGCAGTAGCCCTGATCGATGGTCGGCTGGCGGGTGCGCGTAGTCAGATCGTGATCCTCGACGCCCAGACCAGCCTGATCAGTGGGCAGAGCGATATTGACTCACTCTATCCCCGCATCAAACGACTCATGGCTGAGGCGCGGGTAAGCTACGAATTGAATGGACGCCTGATCACCGGCTATCGTTCACCCGACAACCCCCTACTCTGGCTGCGCGATCATGTGTACCAGGGACGCGGTTTTCGCTACTTCGAGCAAGATGTGACCAGTCTACTCGATGCGTTCCGTGATGCACAACTACCCGACGGAAGTTTACCCGACGTGATCGACTACCCTGACCGTTATGTAAAAGCATTTCGGAAAGAGGTTGAGTCTGATGTCGAGTTCCTTTACATTCAGGGTGTCTACGAGGCCTGGCAGATGACCGGTGATGACCAATGGTTACAGAGCCATTTACCAGCACTACGACGGGCGGCTACCTACATCACGACCAATCCATTACGCTGGAATGCCAGCCGAGGGTTGGTACGACGGCCATATACTATCGACATGTGGGATTTTGCCTATGGCCCGACTACTATCAGCCCCGATGGTAAACCGGCGCCACGCCACTGGATCGAACCTGATACCATCTGGGGCACCTTTCACGGTGACAACACCGGGCTTGCTTACGCACTCTTTCTGCTGGCACGAATTGAGAATCAGGTTGGCGACACCAAGCGGGCACAGCAGTATTACGAACTCTCTGATGCTATTATGCAGCGCTTAAACGAGCTGGCGTGGAATGGCCGATTTTTTACCCATTTTATTCCCGAAGACCCTACGTTCACCCCAACCGGTGTTGATCCTTCTACGCAGCTCAGCCTCTCGAATGCGTATGCACTCAACCGCCGCGTGCTTTCTGCCGGTCAGGCGCAGGCAATTATCGAAACCTATTATGCCCGTCGTGATTTCAACCACGCCTTTGCTGAGTGGTACAGCATTGATCCGCCTTTTCCGGCAGGAAGCTTTGGGATGGCAGGCGGTAAAGGTGAACAGCCCGGCGAGTATGTCAATGGCGGGATCATGCCTCTGGTTGGTGGTGAACTGGCTCGTGGCGCCTTTACATTTGGCTTCGAGCCGTATGGTCTCGACATTTTACGCCGCTACGCCAATCTGTTGCGTCTGACCAACGCTTCCTATCTTTGGTACTATCCTGACGGTCGGCCTGGAATTTCCGGACCTGACACTATTCCTACCGATGGCTGGGGGGCCAGTGCAATGCTGGGTGCGCTCTTCGAGGGCCTGGCCGGTATCGTCGATGACTCCAGCCGTTACGAGGATACTATCGTTAGTCCGCGCTGGCCGGTAGAACCGTCTGTCACCCGAGCTGAGGTTGTTGTACGCTACCCGGCATCCGATGGCTACCTCGCGTACCGCTGGCAACGTGATGAACGGGGGATACAACTGTATATAACCGGTAGTGGTCGAACGACGTATGTGAGGTTGCTCTTGCCAGACACTGCCGGTGCAGAGGTAACAATGACCGTAGATGGCGTCGTTGTCACCCCAACGATTGAATGGATCGGAATCAGCCGCTATGCCAGCATTGCACTTGAGCGGCTAAATGCAACGATTGCGGTCACATGGCCGTAACGTATCGGGATTGAAAACTCTGTTTCTTGCCGGGAAGTGTAAGCCAGCGACCTGAGTCCTACTATGGCATCGGTGGAACTTGGGCATCCTCCAAGTAGGGCTTTTCTATGTTTTCACTTGCCTGGCAGGTGAGAGGAATGGGCGATTCTTAAGCCGTCCGCCGTGCGAATGACAGCGCACAGCTTCCCGTTCTAGGGTGCTCTGCCCCACCTGCGGTTACCTCGCCCATCGTGCGCGTAACCGCAGGTGGGGCAGGTTCCAATGCCTCGCCAATGATGCGCGTGACCGCAGGTGGGATCGGGTTCCAAACCCGCCCCTGATAGCTTGTTGATGCAACACATGGCGGGATCGCGCCGTATATTGCAGAATGCGGGCCAGAGGCCCGCCTATCCAGAGACTGCGCGGGTCGGAGGCATGTTGAGCAGCTAGATGTATCTTCCCACTCGTGTCACTCCGTTCGTCCTCTTGCGATACCTGCAATCAATCATAACGCTCGCATCATCACTGTATTGTCTGCCGGTGCAAAAAGGGCGCGAGCCAGGGGCAGATAGGCCGCCGCCCGTCGAACGTAATCACGAGCGGTTGGATTGTTCCGAATAGCGACCGGATCAACAATACCCTGGTTGTGCCAGGCGGCGAGCGTTCGCCAGGAAATTGGTTGGCCCTCGACAACCGCTCGCCAGATACCACGTTCGAGATTTGCCGCTAGATAGTTGATCGCTAGCTCGTCGTTACTGATTTCAGCCGTAAGCGCCGCAAACAAGGCCCGCTGATCGTTAAAAGCGGTCGGGTCAATTTGGCTTCCGGATACCCGTAGCGGAACATGCAGCACACGGCCATCGGCCAGAGGTACCTTACCGGCCAATATTTCAGCCGCAACCGACGGTCGTAGGTTCGCTGGCCAGACACTAAAATTTGTCCCCAGTCCATGCAAATTAACCTGCTGTTGGGCAGACTGATATACCGGCGTCAACATCCGCAATGGAGGAACCAGCTCTTCCGCCCAGCCAAAGTTTTCGTTGTAGAGAATTGTAGCCATCACTACTGCGAATTCGTAATCGCTCATCCCCGACAATTGTGGATGGTTGTGCTGCGCTGCCGCTTTCAGAATGGTAGCACGTAAACGATGCATCCGGGCAGCAAACTCAGGGCGTACAAACGCCTCAATCGTGGGACCAGGACGGGTGGGCGGCGCCGAGCGGGTCTGCTGCCGGGTAGGGTAAGAATAGGCCAGCTTTACCCACCCTCCCACATGATCCACGCCGATAAGGCATATCATGAAGAGCATCAGCAGCAAGCGTCGCATAGACACCTCCCTTGCCTGTAATAATACCCAGCGTGACAATAGGGTTGGTAACAGCCCGTAGACCGATTCTGGTTCGGTTTACCGGTAAAACATGTTGGAACCAGAAGCCGACGATTGGCCTCTCTTTGTGATACGCTGGTTTTGCCCTATCGCGTCGCAGATTCAGCGGCCGGAATGCTGCATGGTAAGCTGGTTTATGTTGATTATGGATAACGGGTGATACAAGCTACAATATCAGCAGATTACGGGTTTATCGGAAACAGGGATTTTCAACGTTTTTTCTTACCCGGTAGTGAGACAAAGGAAATAGAACAGAGAAGATAGAGGTAAGGGGAAGGACAGGTTTCATCCCGACCCTTGCAAGCGGGAGAGATAGGACTTTTCAGAGTTTTCAGTTTCCGGGTACATTCGACGAACGAACAGTTCAACAACAGAGCGACACCGACGAACATCATTCATCCGTGGCCGGTTACTCCTAACCGATGTTGGAACTGGGAGCGCGGGTCTCCGGCCCGCATTTTGCGATATACGGCGCGATCCCGTCATGGGTTGCATCAACAAGTTATCAGGGGCGGGTTTGCAACTCGCCCCTACCGCTGCGGGCACGCGCATAATGGGTAAGGCAACCACGGGTTGGGCAAAGCACTTTGGGACGGGAAGCTGCACACTGTTGCACGCACAGCGGACGGGTTGGGTATCTTGCCATTCCTCACCTCTCACTCCTCTCCCCTCTCTCATCACTTGCGCAGCTCCGGTATCTGATCCATAATCAAATAGGTTTCCGATTCAACGCTTTATTAACACGTGGCAATCATAGCTTTTCTGGCTTCCGCCGCATCACCTGCCATGGACAGCCGACATGATGCTCGCCAATTTTGCTGAACTGGCGTGTTATTTGCCAGGAATTATTCGACAACGACTGAATAACATTAATCCCGATGGTCGGCTCGAACCGGCAAAGGAGACTTTCCCAGCGGCGATACTCTCGGCAGACCTTTCTGGCTTTACGGCTCTTACTGAGCATTTAACGCACACCAGTCCTACAGGAGCGGAAGAACTTACCCAGATTCTAGACCTCTATTTTGGTCATCTGGTGCGGATTGTCACCTCGCACGGCGGGGATGTGATCAAGTTCGCTGGTGACGGTTTAATTGCCCTTTGGTACGGAACGGAAGACTTAGCACTACTCACGCGTCGTGCTGTTCAGTGTGGGCTAGCTATCCAGATGATGATGTCGCCGGTAATCTGGAGCACTGAGGCCATTGATGCTAAAGCTCGTTCATTGCGAGTACGGGTAGGGATCGGAGCCGGTGACGTTACATTGATGCACTTGGGTGGCATTTTTGAACGGTGGGAATTGCTGATCGTTGGCGATGCAGTTCGTGATACCGGTGCTGCCGAAGCTGCTGCACCACCGGGTGAAGTTGTTTTGACGGAAACAGCCTGGAAGCTGGTACAGCCGTGGTGTGAGGCGAAACAGCTCTCGGATGGCCGCTGGCAATTGACAGCTTTGCTTGACGACGTACCGTTGCGGGCTTTTGCCACACCGGTTATCGACCAGGATCAGATCGAATTCCTGCGTTCGTATGTACCGAAGGCAATCCTGAGCCATATCGATGCCGGCCAGACGGCGTGGCTGGCCGAGCAGCGCTACGTCACTGTTCTCTTTGCCCATCTTGGTGATCTAACTGCCGAGACACCATTACCGGCAGCACAGGCTGCAATCCGTGCACTGCAAACTTGTCTCTACCGGTATGAGGGAAGTATTAGTCGGCTTGGCACCGATAACAAGGGGCCAACGTTGCTCGCCGCCTTCGGCTTGCCGCCGTTTGCCCATGAAGATGACGCCTTACGAGGCGTGCTGACCGCACACGACATTGTGAATACCCTCTCGAATCTCGGCTTTAGCTGCACGATTGGCATAGCTAGTGGCATAGCACTTTGTAGCTCGGTCGGTGGTCAAGATCGGCGTGAATACACGATGATGGGATCAGTCGTGAACCGGGCAGCACGGCTGATGCAGGCAGCACATCAAACTGATGTTGCGATTTTGTGTGATAGTGAAACCGTAGCCGCCTGTCGCGACCGGGTCAGTTTCAGTGCACTCCCCCCGCTCCATTTGCGTGGCATCGCTGACCCTGTTACTGTTTTCCAACCAATCTTCGATCCTGCCAATACCCTCAGCGTACAACGGATTCACATTGATCGTGATGGTGAGGCACTGATTGGACGAGCGAGCGAGCTAGCACTGCTGCGCGATCGTTTAGAGCGTCTCCAACGCGGTCAGAGTGGTGGTGTGTTGATCCTTGGCGAGGCCGGTATTGGCAAATCGCATCTGATCCAGACCTTTCTCGCCCAGGCTCGTGCGCATGGAACCATCGTCCTGCATGGCACAGCACGATTTATCGAGCGCAGTCCATACTCTGCGCTCCGCAGTGGATTGCCAGTATTGCTGAACGATGGGCGGCTGGCGACACTCAGCGATAGCATTTACAGTCTTGCCAGTGAGTTGTGGCCGACCAATCTGAGCAACCAGGGCCTTTCCGCGCATGCACAGCCGCAGATTTATACCCAGCGGCTCCATGACGGATTGATTACAGTGCTTAGCCGGGTTGCTGAGCATGCCCCTCTTCTGGTCGCCATTGAAGATGTGCAGTGGCTTGATGACCCAACCTGGACACTGTTAGCCGATCTGCTTGATCAAGATGCGCCAATCCTGATTATCCTGACCGGTCGGCCACCGCTCTCCATCACGGCAGAACGTCAGCGCCTGCTTCACCACCGCTTGCTTGAACAGATCAAACTCCACGGATTAAGTCCACCGGAAATTCACGACTTGCTCGCACGCTATCTTGACGTGAAGCAAGTCGATGAAGCTATTTGGCGACTGATAGCGGAGCAGACGCAGGGACACCCCTTCTTTAGCATTGAGCTGGTCAAGGCGCTGCGCGACGCCGGTCTGCTGATGCGGCAACCACATATCTGCCGCTTTGTACCTGGGGCCACCAGACGTGCGCTTCACATGGTGCGTCTCCCATCTACCGTGCAAGGCCTGATCACTAGCCGCTTTGATCAACTGACGCTTGACCAGCAATTAACGCTGAAAGTAGCGAGTGTTATCGGGGTTGAGTTTGATACGGCGACATTGCAGGCCATTCACCCAGATCACATTTCTGAAGAGCAACTAACTGCTCAACTCT comes from Chloroflexus sp. Y-396-1 and encodes:
- a CDS encoding molybdopterin-dependent oxidoreductase, producing MTTTLIRGCCPHDCPDTCATIIEVRDGRAVAFYANPEHQITQGWLCAKVRPYLERVYSPDRLLYPLRRTGTKGSGSWKRIDWDEAIATITERWKAIIAEYGAAAILPYSYSGTLGLLQTTIVDARLWNRMGASALDRAICCAAAHAAVYATLGARYSPDYDDLLHSRLIILWGHNPASSGPHAMPFIRQAQRTGAYVVVIDPRRTATARSADLHLQINPATDGALALGMMHVIFAEHLHDEPWLEAHTVGWRELRARAAEYDPERVATITGLPAQTIIELARRYATTKPAIIKTADGIQRHQNGGQTFRALLCLPAIVGQYGVRGGGLAYSTGSYAAWDREAIGHASECPPPPRSINMNRLGAALTGEVTDPPIMSLFVYCANPLASSPNARLIEQGLRREDLFTVVHELFMTDTARYADIVLPATSQLEHLDLHRAYGHRYLTLNQPAIAPLGEAKSNWEVSRLLARAMGYTEPWLHESAEEAIRGVLDASRAHNLFLADITFERLQREGTVRLTLSPEDEVPFANGHFPTPSGKVELWSATLAAQGLDPLPHYEPPTEYVAHPLADGWLTLISAAPHHFVSSSMANQPSLRRKEGEPHIEINPVDAAARNIRDGDTVIVSNERGQCCLRAVISTNVPVGVVAAAKGHWASLSPDGRNVNWTTPDALADLGGQSTFHSNRVQIRAAKP
- a CDS encoding family 16 glycoside hydrolase, which codes for MKRLSWSGNGQSMTEITILLGLVAAVAIAGLTLTGEGTRDALCRAASAFGSNCGDLLRDSFAHLDNWTIQHGRWQIRDGRLCIEGAGRIYHPLDRSDYIIDIHLARMTRGNGYGIFFRDSGGSAFNGYTFQYDPGYGRGAFIFRKWINGRELSVPIARVDAPAGYDWYGSDRKVRVEVRDDTFTAFIDGQPVVQARDNTFTRGGIGFRSWDATSVCFDDLNVRRP
- a CDS encoding triacylglycerol lipase: MSRLPVIFIPGFTGSFNLPVLLDWRGPTLNGWSFPPFVDYGKTLLQTFTQAGYRRNRDLFVAFYDWRKPVEESARNYLVPWIDRAKKAAGADKVILIGHSMGGLVARSYIQSSAYRNDVDCLITLGTPHRGSAEAYTAWAGAEPHADETLRTVFAVYLWYLRHIHSIQTELDPVKTIHTQVPGVRDLLPIDDYLMTGNPPHLKPVTSMVNRNLWGEMVNRPESVAMLTQRVSVTTITGVGFNTLSTILVGPPPTDHPLRYADGVPLTRQYDSHGDGTVLQRMAVVPQANNLPSIPVSHGALPDSPQALALVFREVGVAPPVLGAIPEAAPPSPTPRLVIMTASPIAVEVEVPAGAPLAPTGVLGAGVARTTRRRRRIKGRNYGHAGKALNLVVIDYPTVGDYRLVLHGTDSGHFAVGAMLVGVGEPAILGGEGAMATAAPTITTIEGEIVRAADLFYTCTLSTVDAPQLSFDAQGTMSAAVEQLSAAMSERGGVLGAVPVDDDRLRNVLSGDPTAIATLMTLPPLARRQAIDQLIDLCQTMVGDEYERAMAVITMLMQVRDAIAGV
- a CDS encoding AAA family ATPase — translated: MMLANFAELACYLPGIIRQRLNNINPDGRLEPAKETFPAAILSADLSGFTALTEHLTHTSPTGAEELTQILDLYFGHLVRIVTSHGGDVIKFAGDGLIALWYGTEDLALLTRRAVQCGLAIQMMMSPVIWSTEAIDAKARSLRVRVGIGAGDVTLMHLGGIFERWELLIVGDAVRDTGAAEAAAPPGEVVLTETAWKLVQPWCEAKQLSDGRWQLTALLDDVPLRAFATPVIDQDQIEFLRSYVPKAILSHIDAGQTAWLAEQRYVTVLFAHLGDLTAETPLPAAQAAIRALQTCLYRYEGSISRLGTDNKGPTLLAAFGLPPFAHEDDALRGVLTAHDIVNTLSNLGFSCTIGIASGIALCSSVGGQDRREYTMMGSVVNRAARLMQAAHQTDVAILCDSETVAACRDRVSFSALPPLHLRGIADPVTVFQPIFDPANTLSVQRIHIDRDGEALIGRASELALLRDRLERLQRGQSGGVLILGEAGIGKSHLIQTFLAQARAHGTIVLHGTARFIERSPYSALRSGLPVLLNDGRLATLSDSIYSLASELWPTNLSNQGLSAHAQPQIYTQRLHDGLITVLSRVAEHAPLLVAIEDVQWLDDPTWTLLADLLDQDAPILIILTGRPPLSITAERQRLLHHRLLEQIKLHGLSPPEIHDLLARYLDVKQVDEAIWRLIAEQTQGHPFFSIELVKALRDAGLLMRQPHICRFVPGATRRALHMVRLPSTVQGLITSRFDQLTLDQQLTLKVASVIGVEFDTATLQAIHPDHISEEQLTAQLFAMQQSGLIALERSAPTIRYTFRPATIAEAIYNLMSFAQRRQLHAQFANYLEQHYGHDPQRAMTIAHHWKAAGELIRARPYLDRAGELALRNGDYAGAIDLLEQAYQIGDDESATTIGHRECLLAEACYYQGRLAESYHFLQRSFTHLGLALPTERRTLPWAILTELIRYILRLIKPGNDSKPINDHLMEIAQAANVLIQINFYHNDLLKTLHGLLLTLNLAETARVPALKARVYACMELVLNRFPPLASLYRRKAMRLARRLNDPSTTAWIAQIQGLAALGRGDWRRAQAALEFGSNIAQQTGETRRWIECRAICVMLQSRIGNIAAAIAETAEVIARGERSRDHQVQVVGRLIAAELYLATGDIPAAITEWQAASNLFTDASRVSRADQIWHTMLAARIALLRGDTHQAHELAVQALQQIDVAPPLAVYLLRSCEALTTMPLSWRQRWMARLIRWQVGIVFPIALWKERKK